One genomic segment of Primulina tabacum isolate GXHZ01 chromosome 9, ASM2559414v2, whole genome shotgun sequence includes these proteins:
- the LOC142504552 gene encoding single-stranded DNA-binding protein WHY1, chloroplastic-like has protein sequence MVFDFAYFQLFSLSVTEIGNIISLGTRDSCEFFHDPHKGRSEEGKVRKLLKVEPLPDGSGHFFNLSVQNKLINVDENIYIPITKAEFAVLVSSFNFILPYLLGWHTFANSTRPEDASRLNNANSTVDYEWNR, from the exons ATGGTGTTTGATTTTGCTTATTTCCAGTTATTCTCATTGTCGGTGACCGAAATAGGAAACATTATCAGCCTTGGGACTCGAGATTCTTGTGAATTTTTTCACGATCCTCATAAAGGAAGAAG CGAAGAAGGCAAGGTGAGGAAATTGTTGAAGGTGGAGCCTTTGCCTGATGGTTCTGGCCACTTCTTCAATCTCA gTGTTCAAAACAAGCTTATAAATGTGGACGAGAATATTTATATCCCCATCACTAAGGCAGAGTTTGCTGTACTAGTTTCATCATTCAAT TTCATTTTGCCATACCTTTTAGGTTGGCATACATTTGCAAACTCAACAAGGCCTGAAGATGCAAGTCGTCTAAACAATGCAAACTCTACCGTGGACTATGAATGGAACAGATAG
- the LOC142504551 gene encoding putative LRR receptor-like serine/threonine-protein kinase At1g14390 yields the protein MEHQWVLSTIIFLVSFPFSMAQLSSTETRILLQIQWFLEYPPALEQWNKWTNFCTLPPNPALTLVCSSNHITELIIVGNKSSASRNPKISASDFAVSKQTLSDKFSLESFFTVLTKLSSLQKLSLVSLGLWGRLPAKINRLRSLEVLNVRSNFIYGDIPPSVSSYQSLKSLVLSNNLLNGSVPDLSALSVLEELDLSSNFLGPKFPSLGNNLVSVLIGNNSLKSEISIDFKKMNRLQVLDLSSNNLIGPIPSFLFSMPKIQYISLAKNQLCGALSADVSCNINLSYVDISNNLLTGRLPSCLASNLGNRTFITLWNCLSNTTSVYQRPTSFCQKDHALAVNPSATVQKEQPMMKLGVVLGIIGGIVAVLGVLGFLILAILKRAPRKRGSEYKYDNVVIQKTSAPGSSTGRRIPQTDQLALPGLPPYHVFTLEEIKDATNNFDTINLVGAGSQDQRYEGRLRDGSPILVKCIKLKQKHSPQALEHHMEVVSKLRHWHLVSVLGHSIATHQDHPNTTSTVHIVLENIANGSLRDHLTGTQLLKLIF from the exons ATGGAACATCAATGGGTGTTGTCAACCATCATTTTCCTGGTATCTTTCCCATTTTCAATGGCACAATTATCTTCAACTGAAACCAGAATCCTATTGCAAATTCAATGGTTTCTTGAATATCCACCAGCACTTGAACAATGGAACAAATGGACAAACTTTTGTACGTTGCCACCAAATCCTGCTCTTACACTTGTCTGTTCAAGTAATCACATCACTGAACTGATCATTGTAGGAAACAAAAGCTCTGCTTCCAGGAATCCGAAAATCTCAGCTTCAGACTTTGCAGTTTCTAAGCAGACTCTTTCTGATAAGTTCTCACTTGAATCATTCTTCACTGTCTTAACCAAGCTTTCGAGTTTGCAGAAGCTGTCATTGGTTTCTTTAGGATTATGGGGGCGGTTACCAGCAAAAATCAACAGGCTTCGATCCCTTGAAGTGCTGAATGTTAGGTCAAACTTcatatatggtgacatccctcCATCAGTATCAAGTTACCAGAGTTTAAAAAGTCTTGTATTAAGTAACAATTTGCTCAATGGGAGCGTTCCAGATCTAAGTGCTCTATCGGTGCTTGAAGAGCTGGATTTGAGTAGCAATTTTTTGGGGCCTAAATTTCCATCTTTAGGCAACAATCTTGTATCTGTTCTGATTGGGAACAATTCATTGAAATCTGAAATTTCAATAGATTTCAAAAAAATGAATAGGCTTCAAGTTCTTGATTTGTCATCCAATAACCTCATTGGACCAATCCCTTCGTTCCTTTTTTCCATGCCTAAAATTCAGTACATCAGTCTGGCTAAAAATCAGTTATGTGGGGCACTTTCAGCAGATGTTTCATGCAATATCAATCTTAGTTATGTGGACATTTCAAATAACCTCTTAACTGGGAGATTACCTTCTTGTCTAGCATCAAATCTAGGAAACAGGACATTTATTACTCTGTGGAATTGTCTGTCAAACACAACCTCAGTCTATCAGAGACCTACTTCTTTCTGCCAAAAAGATCATGCATTAGCTGTTAATCCTTCGGCAACAGTCCAGAAAGAGCAACCAATGATGAAACTTGGCGTTGTACTTGGTATCATCGGGGGCATTGTTGCAGTTTTAGGTGTCTTGGGGTTCTTGATTTTGGCAATCCTGAAAAGAGCTCCAAGAAAAAGAGGCAGTGAGTACAAGTATGACAACGTTGTGATCCAGAAAACTTCTGCTCCCGGATCTTCGACCGGAA GACGTATACCGCAGACAGATCAATTGGCATTGCCAGGACTGCCACCATATCATGTGTTCACGCTAGAGGAAATTAAAGATGCAACCAACAATTTCGATACAATTAATCTTGTGGGAGCAGGATCACAGGATCAG AGATACGAAGGTAGACTTAGAGATGGATCACCAATCTTAGTGAAGTGTATTAAGCTAAAACAGAAGCATTCACCACAAGCTCTGGAGCACCACATGGAAGTTGTATCGAAGCTGAGGCACTGGCATTTAGTCAGTGTTCTCGGGCACAGCATTGCCACGCACCAAGACCATCCAAACACGACCAGCACAGTCCATATCGTGCTCGAAAATATAGCCAACGGGTCATTGAGGGATCACCTAACTGGTACACAACTTTTAAAACTGATATTTTGA